A portion of the Pseudomonadota bacterium genome contains these proteins:
- a CDS encoding tRNA pseudouridine synthase A, which yields MARRTMRTLVFRIEYDGGPFSGFQRQRDPGLQTVQGLLESILSQVLDEPVECVCAGRTDTGVHAIGQFAHVRTRSSRPLETVARALWMKAHGRLSVSGAWEAPAWFHARHSAARRIYQYHLLAEPRPRTMLAPRSWHVWRDLDVELMQREASSLLGRRDFRAFQAGGEMAHFFRTLHRFEVVAPQPPQGDARSHLRAALDEARLFCIELEADAFLPHMVRMLTGTLVDVGSGLRPPHTMARVLRSRDPRESSAAAPPHGLCLVRVEYPAAVRAALRSAPGFSDEFQISRL from the coding sequence GTGGCCCGGCGGACCATGAGAACCCTGGTCTTCCGCATCGAGTACGACGGCGGGCCCTTCAGCGGATTCCAGCGCCAGCGCGACCCCGGGCTGCAGACCGTGCAAGGGCTGCTCGAGTCGATCCTCTCGCAGGTGCTCGACGAGCCCGTGGAGTGCGTGTGCGCCGGGCGCACCGACACGGGCGTTCACGCCATCGGGCAGTTCGCTCACGTGCGCACCCGCAGCAGCCGTCCCCTGGAGACCGTGGCGCGCGCCCTGTGGATGAAGGCCCATGGCCGTCTCTCGGTGAGCGGAGCGTGGGAGGCTCCCGCCTGGTTTCACGCCCGCCACAGCGCGGCAAGACGTATCTACCAGTATCACCTCCTGGCAGAGCCGCGCCCGAGAACGATGCTTGCGCCACGCAGCTGGCACGTCTGGCGAGACCTCGATGTCGAGCTGATGCAGCGCGAGGCGAGCAGCCTTCTGGGACGTCGCGACTTCCGCGCCTTCCAGGCGGGGGGCGAGATGGCACACTTCTTCCGCACGCTGCATCGCTTCGAGGTAGTCGCGCCGCAGCCGCCGCAGGGCGACGCCCGATCGCATCTGCGCGCGGCGCTCGACGAGGCCCGCCTGTTCTGCATCGAGCTCGAAGCCGACGCCTTCCTGCCACACATGGTGCGCATGCTCACGGGCACCCTCGTCGACGTGGGAAGCGGCCTACGCCCGCCGCACACGATGGCGCGCGTGCTCCGCTCGCGCGATCCCCGGGAATCGTCGGCGGCAGCCCCACCTCACGGGCTCTGCCTCGTGCGCGTCGAGTATCCCGCCGCGGTGAGGGCCGCCCTGAGGAGCGCGCCCGGTTTTTCAGATGAATTTCAGATCTCCAGGCTATAA